From one Thermogemmatispora onikobensis genomic stretch:
- a CDS encoding class I SAM-dependent methyltransferase yields the protein MPLWGLFRRTRRLPAIRTGELTLRGQDARAEEEQQWQRRYLQDVPYVLPKDEAEIDRLNFQHYALMSVQKQHIIAPLDDYPRAILDVGCGTGLWAREVGQRYPLCQVMGVDVEPPERLPTVPANVDYVYGDVLKGLPFPENSFDLVHQRLLILAVPASAWPQVLRELLRLVRPGGWLQLTEAGMYFNQPGPRSAHLRDLVNRAIAGWGFDPLIALNMPTLLRQAGAIAVEKRTYGVVMGEAGGQGGRLLEKDMLAVMSALTERVASFMPVEEWRELLASLPEEWRNYGTEFQFHVTIGRKPGR from the coding sequence ATGCCGTTATGGGGCCTGTTTAGGAGGACGCGGCGACTGCCGGCGATCAGGACGGGGGAGCTGACGCTGCGTGGACAGGACGCGCGCGCGGAGGAAGAGCAGCAGTGGCAGCGCCGTTATCTCCAGGATGTCCCCTATGTCTTACCGAAGGATGAGGCCGAGATCGATCGCCTCAACTTTCAGCATTACGCGCTCATGAGCGTGCAAAAGCAGCACATAATTGCGCCGCTCGACGATTATCCGCGGGCGATTCTCGATGTGGGATGTGGCACGGGACTATGGGCGCGCGAAGTAGGGCAGCGTTATCCGCTGTGTCAAGTGATGGGGGTGGACGTTGAGCCGCCGGAGCGTTTGCCGACGGTGCCGGCCAACGTTGACTATGTCTATGGCGACGTCCTCAAGGGGCTGCCCTTTCCCGAGAACAGCTTTGATCTGGTCCATCAGCGCTTGCTGATTCTGGCGGTGCCGGCCTCGGCCTGGCCGCAGGTGCTGCGCGAGCTGTTGCGCCTGGTGCGTCCTGGTGGCTGGTTGCAGTTGACGGAGGCCGGCATGTATTTCAACCAGCCGGGGCCGCGCTCGGCCCATCTGCGCGATCTGGTCAATCGGGCGATTGCGGGCTGGGGCTTTGATCCGCTGATTGCTCTCAATATGCCGACCCTCTTGAGGCAGGCGGGGGCGATCGCTGTCGAAAAGCGGACCTATGGCGTGGTGATGGGCGAAGCTGGCGGCCAGGGTGGGCGCCTGCTGGAGAAAGATATGCTGGCTGTGATGTCGGCGCTTACTGAGCGCGTGGCATCTTTTATGCCGGTAGAAGAATGGCGTGAGCTGTTGGCCTCGCTGCCGGAGGAGTGGCGCAACTACGGTACGGAATTCCAGTTTCACGTCACCATTGGCCGCAAGCCGGGGCGCTGA